One window of Amaranthus tricolor cultivar Red isolate AtriRed21 chromosome 13, ASM2621246v1, whole genome shotgun sequence genomic DNA carries:
- the LOC130798010 gene encoding uncharacterized protein LOC130798010 isoform X2, whose protein sequence is MDNPVANQLPDVDALPDGFVESPPESVAPVTPSIEIDIKKNKALTPDSSNDSSYEGKAEKVPKVRTFPVPLSDKDDVIDNGHMELREDTSATKSESSTSAAGGPDSKTTITNEKDKGQNNTAPQSSRGSDSINTNEAQSENIKNRKETLEGKRKTSKRTLKTEQEFLEFTFKYKQVLAERDAAIVVRDKLESLCRELQRQNKMLMDEFKRVSEEGHNLRSDLSTKFEDAIKDVSIRLEEQKVECLSQLKENEMLRDKLKQLADEYTLSQQKYAQELKQKTLELKIAELKVQQNEERLAHEQAQIKVYADKISQHLETEKSLRQQLTADGEKFQQFQDALLKSNEVFETFKQEIEKMSKLTKELKKENTFLKSKCEKSDYTLVELIEERERMKKQLEKTKNQKEKLESLCRSLQAERKQGFNSSSQPEPDSAQL, encoded by the exons ATGGATAATCCAGTTGCCAATCAGCTTCCAGATGTGGATGCTTTGCCTGATGGTTTTGTTGAGAGCCCTCCAGAATCTGTTGCTCCCGTCACACCATCAATTGAAATTGATATCAAGAAGAATAAAGCATTAACACCAGATAGTTCAAATGATTCAAGCTATGAAGGTAAAGCTGAGAAGGTTCCTAAAGTGCGCACATTTCCAGTTCCATTGTCTGACAAGGATGATGTCATTGATAATGGCCACATGGAGCTGCGAGAGGATACATCGGCAACCAAATCTGAGTCATCAACTTCTGCTGCAGGAGGACCTGATTCTAAAACAACCATTACTAATGAAAAAGACAAGGGTCAAAATAACACAGCACCCCAAAGCTCCC GGGGATCAGATTCAATCAATACGAATGAAGCACAGtctgaaaatataaaaaatcgtAAG GAGACACTTGAAGGGAAGCGTAAAACTTCAAAGCGCACCTTGAAAACTGAACAGGAATTTCTGGAGTTTACGTTCAAGTATAAACAAGTTCTTGCTGAGAGGGATGCAG CTATTGTTGTTCGCGACAAGCTTGAGTCGTTGTGTAGGGAGTTACAGCGTCAGAATAAGATGTTAATG GATGAATTTAAAAGAGTATCAGAGGAGGGGCATAATTTGAGATCAGATTTATCCACTAAGTTTGAAGATGCAATAAAG GATGTGAGCATTAGGCTAGAAGAACAGAAAGTAGAATGCCTTTCTCAGCTAAAGGAGAATGAAAT GTTGAGAGACAAGTTGAAGCAGCTTGCTGATGAGTACACTCTATCTCAACAAAAATATGCTCAGGAG CTTAAGCAGAAAACGCTAGAGCTTAAGATTGCTGAGCTGAAAGTTCAGCAAAATGAGGAAAGGTTGGCTCATGAACAAGCACAAATTAAGGTGTATGCAGATAAAATATCACAGCATTTAGAAACTGAAAAAAGTTTACGTCAACAATTGACAGCCGATGGAGAAAAGTTTCAGCAGTTTCAA GATGCACTTCTGAAGAGCAATGAAGTTTTTGAAACATTTAAGCAAGAGATTGAAAAG ATGTCCAAATTGACCAAGGAACTCAAGAAAGAAAATACTTTTTTGAAAAGCAAATGTGAGAAATCAGATTATACTCTTGTAGAACTCATTGAAGAG CGGGAACGTATGAAGAAACAGTTAGAGAAAACGAAGAACCAAAAGGAGAAGCTTGAATCCCTGTGTCGATCGCTACAAGCTGAAAGAAAACAGGGTTTTAATAGCTCTAGTCAACCTGAGCCTGATTCTGCTCAACTTTAA
- the LOC130798010 gene encoding uncharacterized protein LOC130798010 isoform X1, protein MDNPVANQLPDVDALPDGFVESPPESVAPVTPSIEIDIKKNKALTPDSSNDSSYEGKAEKVPKVRTFPVPLSDKDDVIDNGHMELREDTSATKSESSTSAAGGPDSKTTITNEKDKGQNNTAPQSSRGSDSINTNEAQSENIKNRKAPGAPRSPRIIETNRKAHVESVNFLLETLEGKRKTSKRTLKTEQEFLEFTFKYKQVLAERDAAIVVRDKLESLCRELQRQNKMLMDEFKRVSEEGHNLRSDLSTKFEDAIKDVSIRLEEQKVECLSQLKENEMLRDKLKQLADEYTLSQQKYAQELKQKTLELKIAELKVQQNEERLAHEQAQIKVYADKISQHLETEKSLRQQLTADGEKFQQFQDALLKSNEVFETFKQEIEKMSKLTKELKKENTFLKSKCEKSDYTLVELIEERERMKKQLEKTKNQKEKLESLCRSLQAERKQGFNSSSQPEPDSAQL, encoded by the exons ATGGATAATCCAGTTGCCAATCAGCTTCCAGATGTGGATGCTTTGCCTGATGGTTTTGTTGAGAGCCCTCCAGAATCTGTTGCTCCCGTCACACCATCAATTGAAATTGATATCAAGAAGAATAAAGCATTAACACCAGATAGTTCAAATGATTCAAGCTATGAAGGTAAAGCTGAGAAGGTTCCTAAAGTGCGCACATTTCCAGTTCCATTGTCTGACAAGGATGATGTCATTGATAATGGCCACATGGAGCTGCGAGAGGATACATCGGCAACCAAATCTGAGTCATCAACTTCTGCTGCAGGAGGACCTGATTCTAAAACAACCATTACTAATGAAAAAGACAAGGGTCAAAATAACACAGCACCCCAAAGCTCCC GGGGATCAGATTCAATCAATACGAATGAAGCACAGtctgaaaatataaaaaatcgtAAG GCGCCAGGTGCACCAAGAAGCCCAAGGATCATTGAGACTAACCGTAAGGCACATGTTGAAAGCGTGAACTTTTTATTG GAGACACTTGAAGGGAAGCGTAAAACTTCAAAGCGCACCTTGAAAACTGAACAGGAATTTCTGGAGTTTACGTTCAAGTATAAACAAGTTCTTGCTGAGAGGGATGCAG CTATTGTTGTTCGCGACAAGCTTGAGTCGTTGTGTAGGGAGTTACAGCGTCAGAATAAGATGTTAATG GATGAATTTAAAAGAGTATCAGAGGAGGGGCATAATTTGAGATCAGATTTATCCACTAAGTTTGAAGATGCAATAAAG GATGTGAGCATTAGGCTAGAAGAACAGAAAGTAGAATGCCTTTCTCAGCTAAAGGAGAATGAAAT GTTGAGAGACAAGTTGAAGCAGCTTGCTGATGAGTACACTCTATCTCAACAAAAATATGCTCAGGAG CTTAAGCAGAAAACGCTAGAGCTTAAGATTGCTGAGCTGAAAGTTCAGCAAAATGAGGAAAGGTTGGCTCATGAACAAGCACAAATTAAGGTGTATGCAGATAAAATATCACAGCATTTAGAAACTGAAAAAAGTTTACGTCAACAATTGACAGCCGATGGAGAAAAGTTTCAGCAGTTTCAA GATGCACTTCTGAAGAGCAATGAAGTTTTTGAAACATTTAAGCAAGAGATTGAAAAG ATGTCCAAATTGACCAAGGAACTCAAGAAAGAAAATACTTTTTTGAAAAGCAAATGTGAGAAATCAGATTATACTCTTGTAGAACTCATTGAAGAG CGGGAACGTATGAAGAAACAGTTAGAGAAAACGAAGAACCAAAAGGAGAAGCTTGAATCCCTGTGTCGATCGCTACAAGCTGAAAGAAAACAGGGTTTTAATAGCTCTAGTCAACCTGAGCCTGATTCTGCTCAACTTTAA